One genomic segment of Ipomoea triloba cultivar NCNSP0323 chromosome 9, ASM357664v1 includes these proteins:
- the LOC116031015 gene encoding pentatricopeptide repeat-containing protein At1g05600 isoform X2 has protein sequence MTIRWPRLLTPTQLSRIIQNQKNPLRALEIFNEAKYRYPKYHHNGSVYATLINFLGSSGRLTEMKHVINQMKEDSCQCHDSIFVSAIKSYAKAKLIDEAVLLFKSLPSFNCVNWTQSFNALLEILIEESKLDLAYHLFLENSSCWEVKSRTFSLNLLMGALCRMKRSDLACHIFQEMNYQSCYPDKGSYRILMSGLCQEKRFNEAIHLLYSMFWRVSQKGSGEDVVIYRTLLEELCDNGGVDEAVNILSKVLHKGLKAPKRHRKHIDLTQCHDGADIDSLKVLINDALIKGLIPSSESYRAMAIDYYNGGKIDEGNKVLSEMCNKGFRPSVEIYEAKVAALFREHRVNEAVEVVDQDMAERGRRERREGGGAAWYGHRIIGEEIPTKRRRDSRLHRRRFPSLGRGSRSFRLEFLSSVSTFTLVILLD, from the exons ATGACAATAAGATGGCCAAGGCTTCTAACACCAACACAACTCTCACGGATCATTCAGAACCAGAAGAACCCACTAAGAGCGCTTGAAATATTTAATGAAGCGAAATATCGATATCCAAAATACCATCATAATGGTTCTGTTTATGCGACCTTGATCAACTTTTTGGGAAGCTCTGGTCGGCTGACTGAGATGAAACATGTTATTAACCAGATGAAGGAAGATTCGTGCCAGTGCCATGACTCGATCTTTGTGAGCGCTATTAAAAGCTATGCAAAAGCCAAATTGATTGATGAGGCTGTTTTGCTCTTCAAAAGCCTTCCAAGCTTCAATTGTGTGAATTGGACTCAATCGTTCAATGCCTTGTTGGAAATATTAATAGAAGAATCTAAGCTGGATCTTGCATATCACCTCTTTCTTGAGAATTCAAGCTGTTGGGAAGTGAAGTCTCGGACTTTTTCCTTGAATTTGCTGATGGGTGCCCTTTGTCGAATGAAAAGATCTGATCTTGCTTGTCATATATTCCAAGAGATGAATTACCAAAGCTGCTATCCTGACAAGGGAAGTTATAGGATTTTGATGAGCGGACTATGTCAAGAAAAGAGGTTCAATGAGGCTATTCATTTATTGTACTCTATGTTCTGGAGGGTTTCACAAAAGGGCAGTGGTGAGGATGTTGTGATATATCGAACACTTTTGGAAGAATTGTGTGATAACGGGGGTGTTGATGAGGCAGTTAATATTCTTTCAAAGGTCTTGCATAAAGGTCTTAAGGCCCCTAAGAGACACCGCAAGCATATTGATCTCACTCAGTGCCATGACGGAGCCGATATAGATAGTTTGAAGGTACTGATCAATGACGCATTAATCAAAGGCTTAATTCCAAGTTCTGAGAGTTACAGGGCAATGGCAATTGATTATTACAATGGAGGCAAGATTGATGAAGGTAACAAAGTGTTGAGCGAAATGTGTAATAAGGGCTTTAGACCATCGGTGGAAATTTATGAAGCTAAAGTAGCTGCGTTATTCAGAGAACATCGAGTCAATGAGGCGGTGGAAGTTGTTGACCAGGACATGGCAG AACGCGGACGAAGAGAAAGGAGGGAAGGAGGAGGAGCAGCATGGTACGGACATAGGATCATCGGCGAGGAAATTCCAACGAAGAGGAGAAGAGATTCGAGACTTCACCGCAGGAGATTTCCGAGCTTAGGACGCGGCTCTCGTTCCTTTAggcttgaatttctttcttctgTCTCTACTTTTACTCTTGTTATTTTGTTAGATTAA
- the LOC116030028 gene encoding uncharacterized protein LOC116030028 yields MFKRLLQVSSIHRGNTSTLVDHSALTTQSYNRGRGRGSNRGGRGGGRNSTRFCDFCNKQGHTREVCWKLHGKPTMVNIAQSANSDTQVISKDEYAEFLQLKAAKTTISPDSTHIALASQSNSVWFLDSGATDHISGPTNKGNAWYGT; encoded by the exons ATGTTCAAAAGACTTCTTCAAGTCTCCTCCATCCATAGAGGGAACACATCAACCCTTGTCGATCATTCTGCTCTCACTACTCAAAGTTACAATAGAGGAAGAGGTCGAGGAAGCAATCGAGGTGGCCGAGGCGGAGGACGAAATTCTACCCGTTTTTGTGACTTCTGTAACAAACAAGGGCACACTCGTGAGGTTTGCTGGAAACTTCATGGAAAACCAACTATGGTGAATATAGCTCAGTCTGCGAATTCAGATACACAAGTTATCTCAAAGGATGAGTATGCAGAATTCTTGCAATTAAAGGCCGCCAAAACAACCATTTCTCCAGACAGCACCCACATTGCTCTTGCTTCACAATCAAACTCTGTTTGGTTTTTGGACTCCGGGGCCACCGATCACATATCTG GACCGACAAACAAGGGAAATGCTTGGTACGGGACATGA
- the LOC116031015 gene encoding pentatricopeptide repeat-containing protein At1g05600 isoform X1, giving the protein MTIRWPRLLTPTQLSRIIQNQKNPLRALEIFNEAKYRYPKYHHNGSVYATLINFLGSSGRLTEMKHVINQMKEDSCQCHDSIFVSAIKSYAKAKLIDEAVLLFKSLPSFNCVNWTQSFNALLEILIEESKLDLAYHLFLENSSCWEVKSRTFSLNLLMGALCRMKRSDLACHIFQEMNYQSCYPDKGSYRILMSGLCQEKRFNEAIHLLYSMFWRVSQKGSGEDVVIYRTLLEELCDNGGVDEAVNILSKVLHKGLKAPKRHRKHIDLTQCHDGADIDSLKVLINDALIKGLIPSSESYRAMAIDYYNGGKIDEGNKVLSEMCNKGFRPSVEIYEAKVAALFREHRVNEAVEVVDQDMAGNNCAPSIFLYNALIKGLCDERKSDLALKYLEKISRQVGCVANRETYENLVDGLCHEGRYAKASLVMEQMLNNSYWPRVQTFNALIPGLCLVDDLHKAIMLLEEMISQAKIPEPSVWLSLVASICHDTAENPVLYRLMEKLIRP; this is encoded by the coding sequence ATGACAATAAGATGGCCAAGGCTTCTAACACCAACACAACTCTCACGGATCATTCAGAACCAGAAGAACCCACTAAGAGCGCTTGAAATATTTAATGAAGCGAAATATCGATATCCAAAATACCATCATAATGGTTCTGTTTATGCGACCTTGATCAACTTTTTGGGAAGCTCTGGTCGGCTGACTGAGATGAAACATGTTATTAACCAGATGAAGGAAGATTCGTGCCAGTGCCATGACTCGATCTTTGTGAGCGCTATTAAAAGCTATGCAAAAGCCAAATTGATTGATGAGGCTGTTTTGCTCTTCAAAAGCCTTCCAAGCTTCAATTGTGTGAATTGGACTCAATCGTTCAATGCCTTGTTGGAAATATTAATAGAAGAATCTAAGCTGGATCTTGCATATCACCTCTTTCTTGAGAATTCAAGCTGTTGGGAAGTGAAGTCTCGGACTTTTTCCTTGAATTTGCTGATGGGTGCCCTTTGTCGAATGAAAAGATCTGATCTTGCTTGTCATATATTCCAAGAGATGAATTACCAAAGCTGCTATCCTGACAAGGGAAGTTATAGGATTTTGATGAGCGGACTATGTCAAGAAAAGAGGTTCAATGAGGCTATTCATTTATTGTACTCTATGTTCTGGAGGGTTTCACAAAAGGGCAGTGGTGAGGATGTTGTGATATATCGAACACTTTTGGAAGAATTGTGTGATAACGGGGGTGTTGATGAGGCAGTTAATATTCTTTCAAAGGTCTTGCATAAAGGTCTTAAGGCCCCTAAGAGACACCGCAAGCATATTGATCTCACTCAGTGCCATGACGGAGCCGATATAGATAGTTTGAAGGTACTGATCAATGACGCATTAATCAAAGGCTTAATTCCAAGTTCTGAGAGTTACAGGGCAATGGCAATTGATTATTACAATGGAGGCAAGATTGATGAAGGTAACAAAGTGTTGAGCGAAATGTGTAATAAGGGCTTTAGACCATCGGTGGAAATTTATGAAGCTAAAGTAGCTGCGTTATTCAGAGAACATCGAGTCAATGAGGCGGTGGAAGTTGTTGACCAGGACATGGCAGGTAACAATTGTGCTCCCAGCATTTTTCTGTATAATGCTCTTATAAAAGGCTTGTGTGATGAAAGAAAATCAGATTTAGCCCTCAAGTATTTGGAGAAGATATCTAGGCAGGTAGGTTGTGTTGCTAACAGGGAGACTTATGAGAATTTAGTGGATGGGCTATGCCATGAGGGTAGGTATGCAAAAGCAAGTCTGGTGATGGAGCAAATGTTGAATAATTCCTATTGGCCTAGAGTTCAAACTTTTAATGCTCTTATCCCAGGTCTTTGCTTGGTAGATGACTTACACAAAGCAATTATGTTGTTAGAGGAGATGATTAGTCAAGCTAAGATACCAGAACCTTCAGTTTGGCTGTCATTAGTAGCTTCTATTTGCCATGACACTGCTGAAAATCCTGTTCTTTATAGACTAATGGAAAAATTAATAAGGCCTtga
- the LOC116028441 gene encoding uncharacterized protein LOC116028441, with product MSSSCRSASPFSSTSSRPNLHYEPAIYCRCGLKAPLCHLRDSGQKFFGCQKYKDGGCGFFVWKEDILATVEVLNDGSTQSVHELKSLILELKDEIKHLRRDLEVQSVERKDLKKIWVFVILIVIGIYLLSNFQHKSVNFEYVPMLK from the exons ATGTCTTCTTCTTGCCGGAGTGCATCACCATTTTCATCAACTTCTTCAAGGCCAAATCTCCATTATGAACCAGCAATCTATTGTCGTTGTGGTTTGAAAGCTCCATTGTGTCATTTACGTGATAGTGGGCAAAAATTTTTTGGGTGTCAAAAATATAAG GATGGAGGATGTGGTTTTTTTGTTTGGAAAGAAGACATATTGGCTACAGTTGAAGTTTTGAATGATGGGAGTACTCAATCAGTTCATGAGTTGAAAAGTTTGATATTGGAATTGAAAGATGAAATCAAACACCTACGAAGGGATTTGGAAGTTCAATCCGTGGAAAGAAAAGATTTGAAGAAAATTTGGGTGTTTGTTATCCTAATAGTTATAGGAATCTACTTATTGAGTAATTTTCAGCACAAGAGTGTAAATTTTGAATATGTTCCTATGTTGAAGTAA